In Silene latifolia isolate original U9 population chromosome 3, ASM4854445v1, whole genome shotgun sequence, a single window of DNA contains:
- the LOC141647329 gene encoding cysteine-tryptophan domain-containing zinc finger protein 3-like isoform X3: MMMMKILILTGTCLTLKLEKLLGHYQKDFMRGFSADSQGTIFGGYGSFLPVYERSPPILSNHRSQSQVCSKSPSNLQSKHFSQTPSVPANTSLPARTAPVSSNQSVQFLSKSGVPTMKNQLTVENSAKCASNHHVEPKIPPLNHSGPKLKFRVKMAPESVLPRDNSSIYNGLGLDMSPSSSPAGTPLEKDGTLLGLQETNLESPSFIVKIMTSTAVPNEALISPLHDDLISLMEVENTSETHLPRSGQVEPLDIVHDSFYLDGRKASVEKEQKLKDTSKENNSKQKDANKETKSKQDTKRQKPSELVKEDNKEDGNVIKIRRKSEKDKNLIPSPKDKPGTKKRNEFGLGEEVANKVLKQHSVGKNEVKEEDLDSVYPKKAYGYRKESGIIANNKEVAVVYEKDVKDNNTHYGIPQEIKHEVVSSNQKSYAKAIPPLQKDLILEEPPSVAKKDFRTGSLSSTQPPRGSAVSSSRAEYEEVIPENNPSRSKRGDVVLPKEIKDNKVAVIENTSKKKKEVSLRGVALGATEREGQQSASKMKVQLNSRKVGVAAIPGPNSGDVMNVNFFREKVLGDELPPPENASLVPLEMDDWVQCEKCQKWRLLPFGTNPDSLPKEWICSMLTWLPGMSKCSVSEDETTHALRARYLPTALGPSALVLNDQQAHLGGTACVKAFSGAQNVGLSNLSPSADVMLSRGKKHSLSKLEIHAARQSGGEDFSRAMKRDLQHSGGTGSLKNLKKNPLETACSSKYAAAAGRPSKIPKKRMAETEVYGVSRKIKKVHQQSLVNSGDAGLIQAEIRGQSQNYNPDAFQSSRDFVRGSSECPPLKLKNRGLSAMQAMNDEVNVVSEKKRKLKDQCRKANASEPFCNGQRPQDINTKGNNGDKGHRRMKDDVVSKHNLGCADDISTSQELGIGPHNVEPYHSDRMSRKIADARKSEKAGNLGLSDNATTSSSSKISMKVKVKAREVKCSPVGSISSSPLKVYKSDPEKGMDKVGVLYDEPVELSSRKRLKSKGESPCASNEFAPRNEVVKDRKSNLSKIAGVKPDAVHEDQYSKKVSSRKPSNANRVGALPKLEDFEAHNGKLDHRHHEEGTVALQKNSESQRPNGLNFDGTSLDRQKLHTADMSDEKGSSSYSLCVPELEKGGGFNSVRVDNDNGKLSRHVLDNRVNLRHPHNNTHAFKAKEDSTSMNKDSFHWAVTALQEAKALKHTANCLKTTGSGFSTGLFFQAALKFLHGASLLEPGDSENGRLKEMSSTEVYSSTAKLFEYCAHEFEKCDDMASAALAYKCMEVAYMRVVYNNDVAATRELIELQMAVRAAPHVESPSSSASDIDNLNNHMAIDLARIGHSAVDDWTHVISAGSRPNFVRLISFTHDINLAMEASRKSQNAFAVANSRLSQAGNEEGISSIKRVLDFSFHDVDGLLCLVRLAMAALEN; this comes from the exons atgatgatgatgaaaataTTGATCCTGACAGGGACTTGTCTTACATT GAAGCTTGAAAAATTATTGGGACATTATCAGAaagattttatgcgtgggttttctGCCGATAGCCAGG GTACCATATTTGGGGGCTATGGATCATTCTTACCAGTGTACGAACGCTCTCCTCCGATTTTGTCGAACCATAGGAGTCAGAGCCAAGTGTGTTCAAAATCTCCCTCTAATCTCCAATCAAAG CATTTTTCTCAGACCCCGAGTGTTCCTGCTAATACTTCACTGCCTGCTAGAACTGCACCTGTCTCAAGTAACCAGTCTGTGCAGTTTCTATCAAAATCAGGGGTTCCCACTATGAAGAACCAATTGACAGTTGAAAACTCGGCAAAATGTGCTTCAAACCATCATGTTGAGCCAAAAATTCCACCATTAAATCATTCTGGACCAAAACTAAAGTTTAGAGTCAAAATGGCACCTGAGAGTGTATTACCTCGGGATAACTCTTCAATATACAATGGCCTTGGTCTTGATATGTCCCCTTCTTCATCACCAGCAGGCACTCCATTAGAAAAAGATGGAACTTTGCTTGGCTTGCAAGAAACGAATCTGGAGTCTCCTTCCTTCATTGTTAAG ATTATGACATCTACTGCTGTTCCAAATGAAGCACTTATTTCGCCCCTTCATGATGACTTGATTAGTCTAATGGAAGTGGAGAATACTTCAGAGACTCATTTACCTAGGTCTGGTCAAGTGGAACCTCTCGACATCGTACATGATAGTTTTTACTTAGATGGAAGGAAAGCCAGTGTTGAAAAAGAGCAAAAACTTAAGGATACGAGTAAGGAGAATAACTCAAAACAGAAGGATGCAAACAAGGAGACGAAATCAAAGCAAGATACGAAAAGGCAAAAGCCTTCTGAATTGGTGAAGGAGGATAACAAGGAAGACGGAAATGTGATTAAGATAAGAAGGAAGTCCGAGAAGGACAAAAATCTAATTCCAAGTCCTAAAGATAAACCCGGCACCAAAAAGAGGAATGAATTTGGATTGGGAGAGGAGGTGGCAAATAAGGTCCTGAAACAACATAGTGTGGGGAAGAACGAAGTGAAAGAGGAAGATCTTGACTCTGTATATCCTAAGAAAGCTTATGGGTATAGGAAGGAAAGTGGAATCATTGCTAACAATAAGGAAGTAGCTGTGGTTTATGAGAAGGATGTCAAGGACAACAACACACATTATGGCATTCCTCAGGAGATAAAACATGAAGTTGTATCATCAAATCAAaagtcatatgccaaagcaaTACCTCCTCTTCAGAAGGATCTCATTTTGGAGGAACCTCCTTCTGTAGCTAAGAAGGATTTTCGAACTGGTAGTCTCTCGTCTACTCAGCCACCAAGAGGAAGCGCTGTTAGTTCTTCTAGGGCAGAATATGAAGAGGTTATCCCTGAAAACAATCCTTCTAGAAGCAAAAGAGGTGATGTAGTTTTACCCAAGGAAATAAAGGACAACAAGGTAGCTGTTATTGAAAATACTagcaagaaaaagaaagaagtGAGCTTGAGGGGAGTTGCGTTGGGAGCTACTGAAAGAGAAGGACAACAATCTGCAAGCAAAATGAAGGTCCAATTGAACAGTAGAAAAGTTGGTGTTGCTGCTATTCCTGGACCTAATTCAGGAGATGTGATGAATGTGAATTTTTTCAGGGAAAAGGTTCTTGGTGATGAATTGCCGCCACCAGAGAATGCTTCACTAGTACCGTTAGAAATGGATGATTGGGTCCAATGTGAGAAATGTCAAAAGTGGCGACTTTTGCCGTTTGGCACAAACCCAGATTCCCTCCCAAAGGAATGGATATGTAGCATGCTTACATGGCT GCCTGGGATGAGTAAGTGTAGCGTCAGCGAGGATGAGACAACTCATGCATTGCGAGCACGTTACCTACCCACTGCTTTGGGTCCTTCTGCACTTGTGCTGAATGATCAGCAGGCTCATTTGGGTGGAACTGCATGTGTAAAAGCTTTTTCTGGGGCTCAAAATGTTGGTCTTTCGAACCTGTCCCCTAGTGCTGATGTTATGCTCAGTAGAGGCAAAAAACACAGTTTATCGAAGTTGGAGATTCACGCCGCTAGGCAAAGTGGCGGTGAAGACTTTAGCAGAGCTATGAAGAGGGATCTACAACACTCTGGTGGAACCGGAAGTCTAAAGAACCTGAAAAAAAATCCGTTGGAGACAGCTTGTTCTAGTAAATATG CTGCAGCTGCCGGTAGGCCATCAAAGATTCCAAAGAAAAGGATGGCCGAAACTGAGGTTTATGGAGTATCTAGGAAAATCAAGAAAGTACATCAGCAATCTTTGGTAAATTCAGGCGACGCTGGACTGATACAAGCAGAAATCAGAGGTCAAAGTCAAAATTATAATCCTGATGCTTTTCAAAGTTCACGGGATTTTGTGCGTGGGAGTTCAGAGTGCCCTCCTCTGAAACTAAAAAATAGAGGTCTAAGTGCGATGCAAGCCATGAATGATGAGGTAAATGTTGTTTCTGAGAAGAAGAGAAAATTGAAGGACCAATGTCGAAAAGCTAATGCTTCAGAACCCTTTTGTAATGGTCAGCGGCCTCAGGATATCAACACAAAGGGGAATAATGGAGACAAGGGACATCGTAGAATGAAGGATGATGTTGTTTCTAAGCATAATCTTGGCTGTGCTGATGATATTAGCACAAGCCAAGAGCTGGGGATAGGTCCTCACAATGTGGAGCCATATCACTCTGACAGGATGTCTCGTAAGATTGCTGATGCAAGAAAATCTGAAAAGGCCGGTAATTTGGGTTTGTCTGACAATGCAACCACTTCAAGCTCGTCAAAGATATCCATGAAAGTTAAAGTGAAAGCACGTGAAGTGAAATGTTCTCCAGTAGGATCAATTTCATCATCTCCTTTGAAGGTTTATAAGTCTGACCCCGAGAAAGGGATGGATAAAGTTGGTGTTTTATATGATGAACCGGTAGAGTTGTCTTCTAGAAAGCGGCTTAAATCCAAGGGAGAAAGTCCTTGTGCATCTAATGAATTTGCGCCTCGTAATGAAGTAGTGAAGGACAGAAAATCCAATCTTTCAAAAATTGCTGGTGTTAAGCCTGACGCTGTTCATGAAGATCAATATTCTAAGAAAGTATCATCTAGGAAACCTTCTAATGCCAATAGAGTAGGTGCTCTACCAAAACTTGAGGATTTTGAGGCTCATAATGGTAAATTGGATCACAGGCATCATGAAGAGGGTACTGTAGCCTTGCAAAAAAATTCAGAAAGTCAGAGGCCGAATGGCTTGAACTTTGATGGAACATCATTGGATAGACAGAAATTACATACTGCTGATATGAGTGACGAAAAGGGTTCATCGTCCTATTCCCTTTGTGTCCCTGAATTAGAAAAGGGCGGTGGGTTTAATTCAGTGAGAGTTGATAATGACAATGGGAAGCTCTCTAGACATGTTTTGGATAATCGTGTGAATTTGAGACACCCTCACAATAATACTCATGCGTTCAAAGCTAAGGAGGATTCAACTTCTATGAATAAAGATAGCTTCCATTGGGCTGTTACTGCTTTGCAAGAAGCAAAAGCTCTCAAACATACAGCTAATTGTTTGAAG ACTACTGGATCAGGATTCAGCACCGGCCTTTTCTTCCAGGCCGCATTGAAGTTTCTCCATGGAGCTTCCCTACTTGAACCTGGGGACAGTGAAAATGGTAGACTCAAGGAAATGTCTTCAACTGAAGTATACAGCAGTACTGCAAAATTATTCGA ATATTGTGCTCATGAATTTGAAAAGTGCGATGACATGGCCTCAGCTGCTTTGGCCTACAAATGCATGGAGGTTGCATACATGAGAGTTGTTTATAATAACGATGTTGCTGCGACCAGAGAACTGATCGAGTTACAAATGGCTGTTAGAGCCGCTCCTCATG TAGAGTCTCCATCGTCATCCGCCTCTGATATCGACAACTTAAATAATCATATGGCCATAGATTTGGCTAGGATTGGGCATTCTGCGGTGGATGACTGGACCCATGTTATATCAGCTGGAAGTCGGCCTAATTTTGTGCGGCTGATCAGCTTT ACTCATGATATTAATCTTGCTATGGAGGCCTCCAGAAAGTCACAGAATGCTTTTGCAGTTGCAAATTCCAGACTTTCACAGGCGGGAAATGAGGAGGGCATATCTTCCATCAAAAGAGTTCTTGATTTTAGCTTCCATGATGTAGATGGTCTGTTGTGTTTAGTCCGTCTTGCCATGGCTGCTCTTGAAAATTAA
- the LOC141647329 gene encoding cysteine-tryptophan domain-containing zinc finger protein 3-like isoform X1: MRDIEVEEGEGYLFRDGDDDDENIDPDRDLSYIDRKLEKLLGHYQKDFMRGFSADSQGTIFGGYGSFLPVYERSPPILSNHRSQSQVCSKSPSNLQSKHFSQTPSVPANTSLPARTAPVSSNQSVQFLSKSGVPTMKNQLTVENSAKCASNHHVEPKIPPLNHSGPKLKFRVKMAPESVLPRDNSSIYNGLGLDMSPSSSPAGTPLEKDGTLLGLQETNLESPSFIVKIMTSTAVPNEALISPLHDDLISLMEVENTSETHLPRSGQVEPLDIVHDSFYLDGRKASVEKEQKLKDTSKENNSKQKDANKETKSKQDTKRQKPSELVKEDNKEDGNVIKIRRKSEKDKNLIPSPKDKPGTKKRNEFGLGEEVANKVLKQHSVGKNEVKEEDLDSVYPKKAYGYRKESGIIANNKEVAVVYEKDVKDNNTHYGIPQEIKHEVVSSNQKSYAKAIPPLQKDLILEEPPSVAKKDFRTGSLSSTQPPRGSAVSSSRAEYEEVIPENNPSRSKRGDVVLPKEIKDNKVAVIENTSKKKKEVSLRGVALGATEREGQQSASKMKVQLNSRKVGVAAIPGPNSGDVMNVNFFREKVLGDELPPPENASLVPLEMDDWVQCEKCQKWRLLPFGTNPDSLPKEWICSMLTWLPGMSKCSVSEDETTHALRARYLPTALGPSALVLNDQQAHLGGTACVKAFSGAQNVGLSNLSPSADVMLSRGKKHSLSKLEIHAARQSGGEDFSRAMKRDLQHSGGTGSLKNLKKNPLETACSSKYAAAAGRPSKIPKKRMAETEVYGVSRKIKKVHQQSLVNSGDAGLIQAEIRGQSQNYNPDAFQSSRDFVRGSSECPPLKLKNRGLSAMQAMNDEVNVVSEKKRKLKDQCRKANASEPFCNGQRPQDINTKGNNGDKGHRRMKDDVVSKHNLGCADDISTSQELGIGPHNVEPYHSDRMSRKIADARKSEKAGNLGLSDNATTSSSSKISMKVKVKAREVKCSPVGSISSSPLKVYKSDPEKGMDKVGVLYDEPVELSSRKRLKSKGESPCASNEFAPRNEVVKDRKSNLSKIAGVKPDAVHEDQYSKKVSSRKPSNANRVGALPKLEDFEAHNGKLDHRHHEEGTVALQKNSESQRPNGLNFDGTSLDRQKLHTADMSDEKGSSSYSLCVPELEKGGGFNSVRVDNDNGKLSRHVLDNRVNLRHPHNNTHAFKAKEDSTSMNKDSFHWAVTALQEAKALKHTANCLKTTGSGFSTGLFFQAALKFLHGASLLEPGDSENGRLKEMSSTEVYSSTAKLFEYCAHEFEKCDDMASAALAYKCMEVAYMRVVYNNDVAATRELIELQMAVRAAPHVESPSSSASDIDNLNNHMAIDLARIGHSAVDDWTHVISAGSRPNFVRLISFTHDINLAMEASRKSQNAFAVANSRLSQAGNEEGISSIKRVLDFSFHDVDGLLCLVRLAMAALEN, encoded by the exons ATGAGAGACATTGAGGTTGAAGAGGGCGAGGGTTATTTGTTTcgagacggtgatgatgatgatgaaaataTTGATCCTGACAGGGACTTGTCTTACATT GACAGGAAGCTTGAAAAATTATTGGGACATTATCAGAaagattttatgcgtgggttttctGCCGATAGCCAGG GTACCATATTTGGGGGCTATGGATCATTCTTACCAGTGTACGAACGCTCTCCTCCGATTTTGTCGAACCATAGGAGTCAGAGCCAAGTGTGTTCAAAATCTCCCTCTAATCTCCAATCAAAG CATTTTTCTCAGACCCCGAGTGTTCCTGCTAATACTTCACTGCCTGCTAGAACTGCACCTGTCTCAAGTAACCAGTCTGTGCAGTTTCTATCAAAATCAGGGGTTCCCACTATGAAGAACCAATTGACAGTTGAAAACTCGGCAAAATGTGCTTCAAACCATCATGTTGAGCCAAAAATTCCACCATTAAATCATTCTGGACCAAAACTAAAGTTTAGAGTCAAAATGGCACCTGAGAGTGTATTACCTCGGGATAACTCTTCAATATACAATGGCCTTGGTCTTGATATGTCCCCTTCTTCATCACCAGCAGGCACTCCATTAGAAAAAGATGGAACTTTGCTTGGCTTGCAAGAAACGAATCTGGAGTCTCCTTCCTTCATTGTTAAG ATTATGACATCTACTGCTGTTCCAAATGAAGCACTTATTTCGCCCCTTCATGATGACTTGATTAGTCTAATGGAAGTGGAGAATACTTCAGAGACTCATTTACCTAGGTCTGGTCAAGTGGAACCTCTCGACATCGTACATGATAGTTTTTACTTAGATGGAAGGAAAGCCAGTGTTGAAAAAGAGCAAAAACTTAAGGATACGAGTAAGGAGAATAACTCAAAACAGAAGGATGCAAACAAGGAGACGAAATCAAAGCAAGATACGAAAAGGCAAAAGCCTTCTGAATTGGTGAAGGAGGATAACAAGGAAGACGGAAATGTGATTAAGATAAGAAGGAAGTCCGAGAAGGACAAAAATCTAATTCCAAGTCCTAAAGATAAACCCGGCACCAAAAAGAGGAATGAATTTGGATTGGGAGAGGAGGTGGCAAATAAGGTCCTGAAACAACATAGTGTGGGGAAGAACGAAGTGAAAGAGGAAGATCTTGACTCTGTATATCCTAAGAAAGCTTATGGGTATAGGAAGGAAAGTGGAATCATTGCTAACAATAAGGAAGTAGCTGTGGTTTATGAGAAGGATGTCAAGGACAACAACACACATTATGGCATTCCTCAGGAGATAAAACATGAAGTTGTATCATCAAATCAAaagtcatatgccaaagcaaTACCTCCTCTTCAGAAGGATCTCATTTTGGAGGAACCTCCTTCTGTAGCTAAGAAGGATTTTCGAACTGGTAGTCTCTCGTCTACTCAGCCACCAAGAGGAAGCGCTGTTAGTTCTTCTAGGGCAGAATATGAAGAGGTTATCCCTGAAAACAATCCTTCTAGAAGCAAAAGAGGTGATGTAGTTTTACCCAAGGAAATAAAGGACAACAAGGTAGCTGTTATTGAAAATACTagcaagaaaaagaaagaagtGAGCTTGAGGGGAGTTGCGTTGGGAGCTACTGAAAGAGAAGGACAACAATCTGCAAGCAAAATGAAGGTCCAATTGAACAGTAGAAAAGTTGGTGTTGCTGCTATTCCTGGACCTAATTCAGGAGATGTGATGAATGTGAATTTTTTCAGGGAAAAGGTTCTTGGTGATGAATTGCCGCCACCAGAGAATGCTTCACTAGTACCGTTAGAAATGGATGATTGGGTCCAATGTGAGAAATGTCAAAAGTGGCGACTTTTGCCGTTTGGCACAAACCCAGATTCCCTCCCAAAGGAATGGATATGTAGCATGCTTACATGGCT GCCTGGGATGAGTAAGTGTAGCGTCAGCGAGGATGAGACAACTCATGCATTGCGAGCACGTTACCTACCCACTGCTTTGGGTCCTTCTGCACTTGTGCTGAATGATCAGCAGGCTCATTTGGGTGGAACTGCATGTGTAAAAGCTTTTTCTGGGGCTCAAAATGTTGGTCTTTCGAACCTGTCCCCTAGTGCTGATGTTATGCTCAGTAGAGGCAAAAAACACAGTTTATCGAAGTTGGAGATTCACGCCGCTAGGCAAAGTGGCGGTGAAGACTTTAGCAGAGCTATGAAGAGGGATCTACAACACTCTGGTGGAACCGGAAGTCTAAAGAACCTGAAAAAAAATCCGTTGGAGACAGCTTGTTCTAGTAAATATG CTGCAGCTGCCGGTAGGCCATCAAAGATTCCAAAGAAAAGGATGGCCGAAACTGAGGTTTATGGAGTATCTAGGAAAATCAAGAAAGTACATCAGCAATCTTTGGTAAATTCAGGCGACGCTGGACTGATACAAGCAGAAATCAGAGGTCAAAGTCAAAATTATAATCCTGATGCTTTTCAAAGTTCACGGGATTTTGTGCGTGGGAGTTCAGAGTGCCCTCCTCTGAAACTAAAAAATAGAGGTCTAAGTGCGATGCAAGCCATGAATGATGAGGTAAATGTTGTTTCTGAGAAGAAGAGAAAATTGAAGGACCAATGTCGAAAAGCTAATGCTTCAGAACCCTTTTGTAATGGTCAGCGGCCTCAGGATATCAACACAAAGGGGAATAATGGAGACAAGGGACATCGTAGAATGAAGGATGATGTTGTTTCTAAGCATAATCTTGGCTGTGCTGATGATATTAGCACAAGCCAAGAGCTGGGGATAGGTCCTCACAATGTGGAGCCATATCACTCTGACAGGATGTCTCGTAAGATTGCTGATGCAAGAAAATCTGAAAAGGCCGGTAATTTGGGTTTGTCTGACAATGCAACCACTTCAAGCTCGTCAAAGATATCCATGAAAGTTAAAGTGAAAGCACGTGAAGTGAAATGTTCTCCAGTAGGATCAATTTCATCATCTCCTTTGAAGGTTTATAAGTCTGACCCCGAGAAAGGGATGGATAAAGTTGGTGTTTTATATGATGAACCGGTAGAGTTGTCTTCTAGAAAGCGGCTTAAATCCAAGGGAGAAAGTCCTTGTGCATCTAATGAATTTGCGCCTCGTAATGAAGTAGTGAAGGACAGAAAATCCAATCTTTCAAAAATTGCTGGTGTTAAGCCTGACGCTGTTCATGAAGATCAATATTCTAAGAAAGTATCATCTAGGAAACCTTCTAATGCCAATAGAGTAGGTGCTCTACCAAAACTTGAGGATTTTGAGGCTCATAATGGTAAATTGGATCACAGGCATCATGAAGAGGGTACTGTAGCCTTGCAAAAAAATTCAGAAAGTCAGAGGCCGAATGGCTTGAACTTTGATGGAACATCATTGGATAGACAGAAATTACATACTGCTGATATGAGTGACGAAAAGGGTTCATCGTCCTATTCCCTTTGTGTCCCTGAATTAGAAAAGGGCGGTGGGTTTAATTCAGTGAGAGTTGATAATGACAATGGGAAGCTCTCTAGACATGTTTTGGATAATCGTGTGAATTTGAGACACCCTCACAATAATACTCATGCGTTCAAAGCTAAGGAGGATTCAACTTCTATGAATAAAGATAGCTTCCATTGGGCTGTTACTGCTTTGCAAGAAGCAAAAGCTCTCAAACATACAGCTAATTGTTTGAAG ACTACTGGATCAGGATTCAGCACCGGCCTTTTCTTCCAGGCCGCATTGAAGTTTCTCCATGGAGCTTCCCTACTTGAACCTGGGGACAGTGAAAATGGTAGACTCAAGGAAATGTCTTCAACTGAAGTATACAGCAGTACTGCAAAATTATTCGA ATATTGTGCTCATGAATTTGAAAAGTGCGATGACATGGCCTCAGCTGCTTTGGCCTACAAATGCATGGAGGTTGCATACATGAGAGTTGTTTATAATAACGATGTTGCTGCGACCAGAGAACTGATCGAGTTACAAATGGCTGTTAGAGCCGCTCCTCATG TAGAGTCTCCATCGTCATCCGCCTCTGATATCGACAACTTAAATAATCATATGGCCATAGATTTGGCTAGGATTGGGCATTCTGCGGTGGATGACTGGACCCATGTTATATCAGCTGGAAGTCGGCCTAATTTTGTGCGGCTGATCAGCTTT ACTCATGATATTAATCTTGCTATGGAGGCCTCCAGAAAGTCACAGAATGCTTTTGCAGTTGCAAATTCCAGACTTTCACAGGCGGGAAATGAGGAGGGCATATCTTCCATCAAAAGAGTTCTTGATTTTAGCTTCCATGATGTAGATGGTCTGTTGTGTTTAGTCCGTCTTGCCATGGCTGCTCTTGAAAATTAA